The Pontibacter pudoricolor genome contains a region encoding:
- a CDS encoding BlaI/MecI/CopY family transcriptional regulator, with protein MKELTKAEEEIMQILWKIEKGFVKDIIEQMPEPRPAYNTVSTIVRILEKKGFVGYNAFGKTHEYFPLVAEDKYKSFFLKNFMSGYFGGSFEKLVSFFARDNNLDVKELDQLMRHVKDDLNENEPQNGSNL; from the coding sequence ATGAAAGAACTCACCAAGGCAGAAGAAGAGATCATGCAGATCCTCTGGAAAATTGAGAAAGGATTTGTAAAAGACATTATTGAGCAAATGCCTGAGCCGCGCCCTGCTTACAACACGGTATCAACTATAGTTCGGATACTGGAGAAGAAAGGCTTTGTAGGCTACAATGCTTTTGGTAAAACGCACGAGTATTTCCCGCTCGTAGCCGAAGATAAGTACAAAAGCTTTTTCCTGAAGAATTTTATGAGCGGCTATTTTGGCGGCTCTTTCGAAAAGCTGGTTTCATTTTTTGCCAGGGACAATAACCTGGATGTGAAAGAGCTGGACCAGCTGATGCGCCATGTAAAAGACGACCTGAACGAAAACGAACCACAAAATGGAAGCAATCTATAA
- a CDS encoding TonB family protein, with amino-acid sequence MEAIYNYIIQSGLCLLLLYLFYMLVLRSFPKPAYNRIYLLVAPIAALAIPLLDIPLPFAPHYNLAPALPTIQLSEVTITGYIPDNESNTGFIVPAAVIVGVLYSLASLALLARLCLQLFRLQKLVKTAKPIHTIANTATVLQTSDNYPTFAFLNYIFVNHQHHLNEQEKQQVIAHELAHVKLRHTYDVLYYEILTAFLWINPLVWLLKTELRDVHEYQADANVLSVYQPQAYATLLAKEALYKTGIPVGSYFQKPQVFKRLHMLQKNGQKTGMLRPLLVLPLLLALLFFFSSRDVTADITSSITNQKSQPTSDKTQPVQATTIKEAPQQMPEITVTAKAPEKALPENKPEKAVAEPVFTENFNQPETEIKAEKPYEYVEQMPQFADGELEMQKFIARSIRYPKATQEAGLTGLVVASFIVETDGTLSNITILKGLDEAADQEALRVIEAMSGKWEPGRQNGNKVPVRFTIPIRFALVD; translated from the coding sequence ATGGAAGCAATCTATAACTACATCATCCAGTCGGGGCTGTGCCTGCTTTTGTTGTACCTGTTTTACATGCTGGTACTGCGTAGTTTCCCGAAACCGGCTTATAACAGAATTTACCTATTGGTTGCGCCAATTGCTGCACTGGCAATTCCGTTACTGGATATTCCATTACCTTTTGCACCCCATTACAACCTTGCTCCTGCCCTCCCGACTATACAATTATCTGAAGTTACCATTACCGGCTATATACCTGATAATGAATCAAATACAGGATTTATAGTTCCTGCTGCAGTTATAGTTGGTGTACTCTATAGTTTGGCGTCTCTGGCACTACTGGCAAGGCTGTGCTTGCAGTTATTCCGGTTACAAAAACTGGTTAAAACTGCCAAACCTATTCATACTATAGCCAACACGGCAACGGTACTGCAAACCAGTGACAACTACCCAACTTTTGCCTTCCTGAACTATATCTTCGTAAACCACCAGCACCATTTAAACGAGCAGGAAAAGCAACAGGTGATAGCGCATGAGCTGGCACACGTAAAATTGCGCCATACTTATGATGTACTCTACTATGAGATCCTGACAGCCTTTTTATGGATTAACCCGCTGGTCTGGTTACTGAAAACAGAACTACGCGATGTGCACGAATACCAGGCAGATGCTAATGTACTATCAGTTTATCAGCCACAGGCCTACGCTACATTACTGGCAAAAGAAGCGCTATATAAAACAGGAATTCCGGTAGGCAGCTATTTCCAGAAACCACAGGTATTTAAACGCCTGCACATGCTGCAGAAAAATGGACAGAAAACCGGAATGCTTCGTCCGTTACTTGTGCTTCCGCTTCTGCTGGCATTGCTGTTTTTCTTTTCATCCAGAGATGTTACTGCCGATATTACGTCATCGATTACAAACCAAAAATCGCAGCCTACTTCCGATAAAACACAGCCAGTACAGGCGACAACTATAAAAGAGGCGCCGCAGCAAATGCCCGAAATTACGGTAACCGCCAAAGCACCTGAAAAAGCGTTGCCGGAAAACAAACCCGAAAAAGCAGTTGCGGAACCTGTATTTACAGAAAACTTTAACCAACCGGAAACTGAGATTAAAGCAGAAAAGCCATACGAATATGTAGAGCAAATGCCTCAGTTTGCAGACGGCGAGCTGGAAATGCAGAAATTTATTGCCCGCAGCATCCGCTATCCGAAAGCAACACAGGAAGCAGGACTAACCGGGTTGGTAGTAGCCAGTTTTATAGTTGAGACCGATGGCACGTTATCGAACATAACTATACTGAAAGGCCTGGATGAAGCTGCTGACCAGGAAGCCCTGCGCGTAATTGAAGCCATGAGCGGCAAATGGGAACCTGGCCGGCAAAACGGAAACAAAGTACCGGTACGATTTACTATCCCGATTCGCTTTGCACTTGTAGACTAA
- a CDS encoding TonB family protein — protein sequence MKNLTTLKTLLAAPLLALAVTIVSPIATIAQTKPKENKILSYVDQMPKFEGGEMEVMKFMAGNITYPADAKANGLEGLVVVSFVIEETGKVKDAKVVKKLGRGTDEEALRVVNLTSGKWTPGSHNGKVVPVQFTLPIRFSLSEAERAATAHKANQMPLFKGGPEAMHQTIASYLQLPEEAKKENLNARVIVKFYVEKDGTVSNIRLDGTKLKKTVGAGADMDYMDASTFKVQNKVMLAKLAEAAMAAVAATSGKWQPATKNGQATGAELVLPVQFYSSENAVGQKQLEAPAMTKYTKEYYALDEVDVQPVFKDGSIERFLAKNLRYPNVSFEGTIETGISIGEDGSAIGPLFYFKPTDTSEVNEAIFNEINRVFKLMEGKWEPAKVDGKPVSTTKKITIQFVVNDGTKKAADTTGKKADVIVTKFK from the coding sequence ATGAAAAACTTGACTACGCTTAAGACCCTGCTGGCGGCACCGCTACTGGCACTTGCAGTAACTATAGTCTCGCCAATAGCAACTATAGCCCAGACCAAACCCAAGGAAAATAAAATATTGTCTTATGTGGATCAGATGCCAAAATTTGAAGGCGGCGAGATGGAGGTGATGAAGTTTATGGCCGGCAATATCACCTACCCTGCCGATGCAAAAGCCAACGGGCTGGAGGGCCTGGTCGTAGTTTCGTTTGTGATTGAGGAGACCGGTAAGGTAAAAGATGCGAAGGTAGTTAAGAAACTGGGCCGTGGTACCGACGAAGAAGCCCTGCGCGTAGTGAACCTCACCAGCGGCAAATGGACACCGGGCAGCCATAATGGAAAAGTGGTTCCAGTGCAGTTTACGTTACCCATCAGGTTTAGCCTGAGCGAGGCCGAAAGAGCTGCCACTGCCCATAAAGCGAACCAGATGCCACTGTTTAAGGGCGGCCCCGAAGCCATGCATCAAACGATAGCCTCGTATCTGCAACTGCCCGAAGAAGCTAAAAAAGAGAATCTGAATGCCCGGGTTATAGTTAAGTTTTATGTCGAAAAAGATGGTACGGTTTCCAACATCAGGCTGGATGGCACAAAACTGAAGAAAACTGTTGGCGCAGGCGCTGACATGGATTACATGGATGCCTCTACATTTAAGGTACAGAACAAGGTCATGCTGGCCAAATTGGCAGAAGCCGCGATGGCAGCTGTTGCAGCCACATCCGGCAAATGGCAACCGGCTACTAAAAACGGACAGGCAACAGGCGCAGAACTGGTGCTGCCGGTGCAGTTCTATAGTTCAGAAAATGCCGTCGGCCAAAAACAGTTAGAAGCACCAGCCATGACCAAGTATACCAAAGAATATTATGCGCTGGATGAAGTAGATGTGCAGCCTGTTTTTAAAGACGGTTCTATTGAACGGTTTCTGGCAAAAAACCTACGCTACCCAAATGTTTCTTTTGAAGGTACTATAGAGACAGGCATCTCTATAGGAGAAGATGGCAGTGCGATAGGGCCGCTTTTCTATTTTAAGCCAACTGATACTTCCGAGGTAAATGAGGCCATCTTTAATGAAATAAACAGGGTATTTAAATTGATGGAAGGCAAATGGGAACCGGCAAAAGTAGATGGTAAACCGGTTTCTACCACCAAAAAAATTACCATTCAGTTTGTTGTAAACGATGGTACCAAAAAGGCTGCAGACACGACAGGTAAAAAGGCTGATGTTATAGTTACTAAGTTTAAGTAG